From the genome of Meleagris gallopavo isolate NT-WF06-2002-E0010 breed Aviagen turkey brand Nicholas breeding stock chromosome 24, Turkey_5.1, whole genome shotgun sequence, one region includes:
- the GNRH1 gene encoding progonadoliberin-1 isoform X1, translating into MTQVQKYALFSHHRMEKARKISVGVLLFTTSVAICLAQHWSYGLQPGGKRNVENLVESFQEIANEMENLGEAQKAECPGSYQHPSLSNLKETMASLIEGEARRKKI; encoded by the exons ATGACACAGGTCCAGAAATACGCTTTGTTCTCTCATCACAGAATGGAGAAGGCCAGGAAGATCTCGGTTGGTGTCCTCCTGTTTACCACGTCTGTGGCAATCTGCTTGGCTCAACACTGGTCTTATGGCCTGCAACCgggaggaaaaaggaatgtCGAAAATCTGGTGGAATCATTTCAAGAG ATTGCAAACGAAATGGAAAATCTTGGGGAAGCGCAGAAGGCTGAATGCCCTGGATCATACCAGCATCCCAGCCTGAGCAATCTGAAGGAAACCATG GCAAGTCTGATCGAAGGAGAAGccagaagaaagaagatttaA
- the CDCA2 gene encoding cell division cycle-associated protein 2 isoform X2, whose amino-acid sequence MASEKENVSNGAEGREQESQHDAGDAERHQGAECPSDTPKRAVVGEAAWPLSSKENVSGRPVPLGDECYSTPARVKAEEKSYCGLSEKQRRKSVDFATVTSADFGITPESFVNGSTAKSPAALKLRRRSAIGARGSPENNTLIQYLAQQKSNRQKEDFTQANPCQFARSLRSKMDIFQRTFRSVQEAEGKRSFSGLSQVSAAFQEDGCLAQNKAPVTKEHSLGQKSEAFMSDCNGADLKENLKENLTNSSKSGRRICTILSLQQDVTEPAAVSKERTYKQGNPIEYSEAVLIRDILETSHDFSPDRISKEVRSNVIADQSRTKVNFAEDLIVGVYDGSKPPVTPLQTRNASLRESTPSGSQLRSVLKKTPVEQLMDCMKEYSNNTVHRGGGESFTVSDHICEALQTVEKTEQYSSKRAKKKKVTFGEDLSPEIFDKTLPANTPLRKGSTPVCRSGSERGSPFTRAGLTEEPLTQPNFDCSDECIEPPQEQQEGSVASEKLLPVENTQEAETDKSDVKTTRSSTKRKYSAISEGTDCSISRTTSTKNAKDIKNPRKNELQRPKSMTVSAAKKKQKTKRATFGKRRKRKVNKSLYGEREMASKKPLLSPILEIPEVFSSSSSPNSPKTIAHFPDHSTLRDVHNDVQQEQVTERMREKIIPVVDVYPSSEELDIVEEGSPRNTVFQVI is encoded by the exons ATGGCATCTGAGAAAGAGAATGTAAGCAATGGGGCTGAAGGCCGAGAGCAGGAATCGCAGCATGATGCAGGGGATGCTGAAAGACATCAGGGTGCAGAATGCCCCTCCGATACTCCAAAAAGGGCTGTGGTTGGTGAAGCTGCCTGGCCACTGAGCAGCAAGGAGAATGTTTCAGGCAGACCCGTGCCTCTGGGAGATGAGTGCTACTCAACACCTGCAAGAgtcaaagcagaagaaaaatcctACTGTGGATTATCAGAGAAACAGAGGAGGAAAAGTGTTGATTTTGCAACTGTAACAAGTGCTGATTTTGGGATTACTCCAGAAAGCTTTGTTAATGGATCTACAG CTAAGTCTCCAGCTGCACTAAAGCTGAGACGAAGATCAGCCATTGGAGCCCGGGGGTCTCCAGAAAACAATACACTCATTCAATATCTTGCCCAGCAGAAAAGCAACAGGCAAAAAGAAGATTTTACACAG GCTAATCCTTGTCAGTTTGCCAGGTCACTGAGGAGCAAAATGGATATCTTTCAAAGAACTTTTAGGTCAGTTCAAGAAGCTGAAGGGAAGAGGAGTTTCTCTGGACTCTCACAAgtatctgctgcttttcaggaaGATGGCTGTT tAGCTCAGAACAAAGCACCTGTCACAAAAGAACACAGTCTGGGTCAGAAGAGCGAAGCTTTCATGTCTGACTGCAACGGAgctgatttaaaagaaaatttaaaagaaaatttaaccAATAGCAGTAAGTCTGGTAGGAGGATATGCACCATCTTGTCTTTACAGCAAGATGTCACTGAACCAGCTGCTGTTTCAAAG GAACGGACTTACAAGCAAGGCAATCCTATCGAGTATTCGGAGGCTGTTCTAATTAGAGATATCTTAGAAACAAGCCATG ATTTCAGTCCTGACCGTATCAGTAAAGAAGTCAGAAGTAATGTCATAGCAGATCAAAGCAGGACAAAGGTTAATTTTGCAGAAGATCTAATTGTGGGGGTGTATGATGGAAGCAAGCCGCCTGTCACACCGCTGCAAACGAGGAATGCTTCGTTAAGGGAATCCACACCGAGCGGCTCCCAGCTGCGATCTGTGCTGAAGAAAACACCAGTGGAGCAACTGATGGACTGCATGAAG GAATATTCAAACAATACTGTTCACAGAGGAGGAGGTGAATCTTTTACAGTCTCTGATCACATCTGTGAAGCACTGCAAACAG TAGAGAAAACTGAACAGTACAGCTCCAAAagggcaaagaagaaaaaagtgactTTTGGAGAAGATCTCAGCCCAGAAATATTTGATAAAACTTTGCCTGCAAATACTCCATTGCGCAAAGGATCAACACCAGTCTGCCGCTCGGGGTCAGAACGTGGCAGCCCTTTCACAAGGGCAGGGCTCACTGAAGAACCATTAACTCAGCCTAACTTTGATTGCAGTGAt GAATGTATTGAGCCTCCTCAGGAACAACAGGAGGGCTCTGTTGCTTCAGAAAAGCTCTTACCTGTTGAAAATACACAAG AAGCAGAAACTGACAAATCAGACGTGAAAACGACTCGCTCCTCTACTAAAAGGAAG TACAGCGCCATTTCCGAGGGGACTGACTGTAGCATCTCAAGAACAACCAGCACTAAGAATGCTAAAGACATTAAAAATCCAAGGAAGAATGAACTTCAAAGACCAAAGAGTATGACTGTATCTGCTGCCAAAAAGAAGCAA aaaacaaaacgtGCAACCTTtggcaaaagaagaaagagaaaagtgaatAAATCCTTATATGGGGAAAGAGAAATGGCTTCAAAGAAACCTCTTCTGAGTCCTATCCTTGAGATTCCAGaagttttctcttcttcctcatctcCAAATTCACCAAAGACAATTGCACATTTTCCAG atCATTCCACACTCAGGGATGTTCATAACGATGTTCAACAGGAGCAAGTGACTGaaagaatgagagagaaaatcaTCCCTGTTGTTGATGTGTATCCAAGCTCTGAGGAACTGGATATTGTGGAAGAAGGCAGCCCcagaaatacagtatttcagGTGATCTGA
- the KCTD9 gene encoding BTB/POZ domain-containing protein KCTD9 isoform X1, which yields MRRVTLFVNGSPRNGKVVAVYGTLSDLLSVASNKLGIKATSVYNGKGGLIDDIALIRDDDVLFVCEGEPFIDPQTDARPHEELTGAHTDWLTLNVGGRYFTTTRSTLVNKEPDSMLAHMFKDKDAWGNKQDHRGAFLIDRSPEYFEPILNYLRHGQLIVNDGINLLGVLEEARFFGIDSLIEHLEIAIKVTCLLLYVNVHVLLFQAIYKLVLSVLACKQLSQQNSQPAEDHSPISRKEFVRFLLATPTKSELRCQGLNFSGADLSRLDLRYINFKMANLSRCNLAHANLCCANLERADLSGSVLDCANLQGVKMLCSNAEGASLKGCNFEDPSGIKANLEGANLKGVDMEGSQMTGINLRVATLKNAKLKNCNLRGATLAGTDLENCDLSGCDLQEANLRGSNVKGAIFEEMLTPLHMSQSVR from the exons ATGAGGCGGGTCACGCTGTTCGTTAACGGCAGTCCCCGGAACGGGAAG GTGGTGGCTGTGTATGGCACGCTGTCGGATTTGCTGTCTGTGGCGAGCAATAAGCTGGGAATCAAAGCAACCAGTGTTTACAATGGGAAAGGTGGACTCATCGATGATATTGCTTTGATTAG AGATGATGATGTTCTGTTTGTCTGTGAAGGAGAACCGTTCATTG ATCCTCAGACTGATGCAAGACCTCATGAAGAGCTAACAGGGGCACACACAGACTGGTTAACACTTAATGTTGGAGGTCGATACTTCACCACCACACG GAGTACTTTGGTTAATAAAGAACCTGACAGTATGTTGGCCCACATGTTTAAAGATAAAG ATGCTTGGGGAAATAAGCAAGATCACAGAGGAGCATTCCTAATTGATCGCAGCCCAGAGTATTTTGAGCCTATTTTGAACTATTTGCGTCATGGACAGCTCATTGTAAACGATGGCATCAATCTGCTAG gTGTTTTGGAAGAAGCCAGGTTTTTTGGTATCGATTCATTAATTGAACATCTAGAAATAGCTATTAAGGTAACTTGCTTGCTTTTATACGTGAATGTGCATGTCCTGCTCTTCCAGGCAATATATAAGTTAGTCCTATCCGTATTAGCTTGTAAACAACTCTCTCAACAGAACTCACAGCCAGCAGAGGACCACTCCCCTATATCTCGAAAAGAGTTTGTGCGATTCCTGCTGGCAACCCCAACCAAGTCTGAGCTGCGATGTCAG gGTCTCAACTTCAGTGGAGCAGATCTTTCACGACTAGATCTTCGATACATCAACTTCAAGATGGCTAACCTAAGCCGCTGCAACCTCGCACATGCCAATTTATGTTGTGCAAATCTTGAAAGAGCTGACCTCTCTGGATCGGTGCTTGAT TGTGCGAACCTCCAAGGGGTGAAGATGTTGTGTTccaatgcagaaggagcatcTCTAAAAGGGTGCAATTTTGAAGACCCATCAGGCATTAAAGCTAATTTAGAAG GTGCTAACCTGAAAGGTGTTGACATGGAAGGCAGTCAAATGACAGGAATTAATCTCAGAGTTGCaacactgaaaaatgcaaaactaaAGAACTGTAATCTTAGAGGAGCAACTTTAGCAGGAACTGATTTGGAA AACTGTGATCTTTCAGGTTGTGATCTACAAGAAGCTAACTTGAGGGGATCTAACGTAAAAGGAGCTATTTTTGAAGAGATGCTGACACCTTTGCACATGTCTCAGAGCGTCAGATAA
- the KCTD9 gene encoding BTB/POZ domain-containing protein KCTD9 isoform X2 gives MRRVTLFVNGSPRNGKVVAVYGTLSDLLSVASNKLGIKATSVYNGKGGLIDDIALIRDDDVLFVCEGEPFIDPQTDARPHEELTGAHTDWLTLNVGGRYFTTTRSTLVNKEPDSMLAHMFKDKDAWGNKQDHRGAFLIDRSPEYFEPILNYLRHGQLIVNDGINLLGVLEEARFFGIDSLIEHLEIAIKNSQPAEDHSPISRKEFVRFLLATPTKSELRCQGLNFSGADLSRLDLRYINFKMANLSRCNLAHANLCCANLERADLSGSVLDCANLQGVKMLCSNAEGASLKGCNFEDPSGIKANLEGANLKGVDMEGSQMTGINLRVATLKNAKLKNCNLRGATLAGTDLENCDLSGCDLQEANLRGSNVKGAIFEEMLTPLHMSQSVR, from the exons ATGAGGCGGGTCACGCTGTTCGTTAACGGCAGTCCCCGGAACGGGAAG GTGGTGGCTGTGTATGGCACGCTGTCGGATTTGCTGTCTGTGGCGAGCAATAAGCTGGGAATCAAAGCAACCAGTGTTTACAATGGGAAAGGTGGACTCATCGATGATATTGCTTTGATTAG AGATGATGATGTTCTGTTTGTCTGTGAAGGAGAACCGTTCATTG ATCCTCAGACTGATGCAAGACCTCATGAAGAGCTAACAGGGGCACACACAGACTGGTTAACACTTAATGTTGGAGGTCGATACTTCACCACCACACG GAGTACTTTGGTTAATAAAGAACCTGACAGTATGTTGGCCCACATGTTTAAAGATAAAG ATGCTTGGGGAAATAAGCAAGATCACAGAGGAGCATTCCTAATTGATCGCAGCCCAGAGTATTTTGAGCCTATTTTGAACTATTTGCGTCATGGACAGCTCATTGTAAACGATGGCATCAATCTGCTAG gTGTTTTGGAAGAAGCCAGGTTTTTTGGTATCGATTCATTAATTGAACATCTAGAAATAGCTATTAAG AACTCACAGCCAGCAGAGGACCACTCCCCTATATCTCGAAAAGAGTTTGTGCGATTCCTGCTGGCAACCCCAACCAAGTCTGAGCTGCGATGTCAG gGTCTCAACTTCAGTGGAGCAGATCTTTCACGACTAGATCTTCGATACATCAACTTCAAGATGGCTAACCTAAGCCGCTGCAACCTCGCACATGCCAATTTATGTTGTGCAAATCTTGAAAGAGCTGACCTCTCTGGATCGGTGCTTGAT TGTGCGAACCTCCAAGGGGTGAAGATGTTGTGTTccaatgcagaaggagcatcTCTAAAAGGGTGCAATTTTGAAGACCCATCAGGCATTAAAGCTAATTTAGAAG GTGCTAACCTGAAAGGTGTTGACATGGAAGGCAGTCAAATGACAGGAATTAATCTCAGAGTTGCaacactgaaaaatgcaaaactaaAGAACTGTAATCTTAGAGGAGCAACTTTAGCAGGAACTGATTTGGAA AACTGTGATCTTTCAGGTTGTGATCTACAAGAAGCTAACTTGAGGGGATCTAACGTAAAAGGAGCTATTTTTGAAGAGATGCTGACACCTTTGCACATGTCTCAGAGCGTCAGATAA
- the LOC104914218 gene encoding dedicator of cytokinesis protein 5-like: MKAMRPQPEYFAVGYYGQGFPSFLRNKIFIYRGKEYERREDFNLKLLTQFPSAEKMTSTAPPGEEIKSSPKQYVQCFIVKPVMNLPPNYKDKPVPEQILNYYRANEVQQFTHSRPFRKGEKDPENEFATMWIERTTYTTAYSFPGILKWFEVRQVSTEEISPLENAIETMELTNEKISNIVQQHVWDRSLPVHPLSMLLNGIVDPAVMGGYTNYEKAFFTEKYLQEHPEDQDKIELLKQLIALQMPLLAEGIRIHGEKLTEQLKPLHERLTACFKELKKKVEKQYGVITLPPSLTERKPSRSGSVVLPYIMSSTLRRLSVTSVASSVVSTSSTSSDSTSSRPGSDGSILEPLLERRISTASRAEELPVKEDGDNRICKLKRKEWSISKSQVIVEKEPEMELTSKMSTSGKAQRPKSLQLGDNRLTLLQSSSLQQSTPLSPPPITPKTPRTHSFPSLQSDGLPAACLQSTPPPPPPKSKPYENSNPRNSVEVAPPLPSRRESKPPPPPPKTRKSSVLSSEQGLQ; encoded by the exons atgaAGGCAATGAGACCTCAACCAGAGTACTTTGCAGTTGGATACTACGGTCAGGGTTTCCCCTCCTTCCTCCGG AACAAAATTTTTATCTACCGTGGCAAGGAGTATGAACGGAGGGAAGACTTCAACCTGAAGCTCCTCACCCAGTTTCCTAGTGCTGAGAAGATGACCAGCACTGCCCCTCCAGGAGAGGAGATCAAATCTTCTCCTAAACAGT ATGTGCAGTGCTTTATAGTGAAGCCTGTGATGAACCTGCCACCTAATTATAAGGACAAACCTGTTCCTGAGCAGATCCTaaa CTACTACAGAGCAAACGAGGTGCAGCAGTTCACACACTCACGACCattcagaaaaggagaaaaggaccCAGAGAACGAATTTGCT actATGTGGATAGAAAGGACAACCTACACGACAGCGTATTCGTTTCCAGGCATCCTCAAGTGGTTTGAAGTCAGACAGGTTTCAACG GAAGAGATCAGCCCATTGGAGAACGCCATAGAAACGATGGAGCTCACCAATGAGAAAATCAGCAACATTGTCCAACAGCATGTCTGGGACCGGAGCCTTCCTGTGCATCCTCTCTCCATGCTCCTCAATGGGATCGTGGACCCGGCGGTCATGGGGGGATACACCAACTATGAAAAG GCctttttcacagagaaatatCTTCAAGAGCATCCTGAAGATCAAGATAAAATTGAACTGCTTAAGCAATTGATTGCTCTACAG ATGCCATTGTTAGCAGAGGGAATAAGAATCCATGGCGAGAAGCTGACAGAGCAGCTGAAGCCTCTGCACGAAAGACTGACAGCCTGCTTCAAAGAGCTGAAGAAGAAGGTGGAGAAGCAGTACGGTGTAATAACTTTG CCTCCCTCCCTGACCGAAAGGAAACCAAGCAGGTCCGGCTCTGTCGTGTTGCCCTACATCATGTCTTCCACGCTGAGACGGCTCTCTGTCACATCTGTGGCCTCTTCTGTGGTCTCTACATCTTCCACGTCATCTGATAGCACTTCCTCCAGGCCGGGTTCAGATGG ATCAATCCTGGAGCCTCTCTTGGAGAGAAGAATATCAACAGCTTCCAGAGCTGAAGAACTGCCCGTGAAAGAAGATGGTGATAACAGGATTTGCAAACTGAAGCGGAAGGAATGGAGTATCAGCAAGTCTCAAGTTATCGTGGAGAAGGAGCCAGAAATGGAACTGACTTCCAAAATG AGCACGTCAGGAAAAGCTCAAAGGCCAAAGAGTCTTCAGTTAGGAGACAACAGGCTGACTTTGCTTCAGAGTTCTTCTCTCCAGCAGTCAACGCCTCTCAGCCCACCACCCATCACTCCCAAAACCCCAAGAACCCACA GTTTTCCCTCATTGCAGTCGGATGGATTGCCAGCTGCTTGCCTGCAGAGCACCCCACCCCCACCTCCTCCCAAGAGCAAACCCTATGAGAATAGCAACCCGAGGAACTCTGTGGAG GTTGCTCCACCACTGCCCAGCAGACGTGAATCCAAACCTCCCCCTCCACCCCCAAAAACCAGAAAATCCAGTGTCCTCTCGTCAGAGCAAGGATTGCAGTGA
- the GNRH1 gene encoding progonadoliberin-1 isoform X2: protein MEKARKISVGVLLFTTSVAICLAQHWSYGLQPGGKRNVENLVESFQEIANEMENLGEAQKAECPGSYQHPSLSNLKETMASLIEGEARRKKI, encoded by the exons ATGGAGAAGGCCAGGAAGATCTCGGTTGGTGTCCTCCTGTTTACCACGTCTGTGGCAATCTGCTTGGCTCAACACTGGTCTTATGGCCTGCAACCgggaggaaaaaggaatgtCGAAAATCTGGTGGAATCATTTCAAGAG ATTGCAAACGAAATGGAAAATCTTGGGGAAGCGCAGAAGGCTGAATGCCCTGGATCATACCAGCATCCCAGCCTGAGCAATCTGAAGGAAACCATG GCAAGTCTGATCGAAGGAGAAGccagaagaaagaagatttaA
- the CDCA2 gene encoding cell division cycle-associated protein 2 isoform X1: MASEKENVSNGAEGREQESQHDAGDAERHQGAECPSDTPKRAVVGEAAWPLSSKENVSGRPVPLGDECYSTPARVKAEEKSYCGLSEKQRRKSVDFATVTSADFGITPESFVNGSTAKSPAALKLRRRSAIGARGSPENNTLIQYLAQQKSNRQKEDFTQQANPCQFARSLRSKMDIFQRTFRSVQEAEGKRSFSGLSQVSAAFQEDGCLAQNKAPVTKEHSLGQKSEAFMSDCNGADLKENLKENLTNSSKSGRRICTILSLQQDVTEPAAVSKERTYKQGNPIEYSEAVLIRDILETSHDFSPDRISKEVRSNVIADQSRTKVNFAEDLIVGVYDGSKPPVTPLQTRNASLRESTPSGSQLRSVLKKTPVEQLMDCMKEYSNNTVHRGGGESFTVSDHICEALQTVEKTEQYSSKRAKKKKVTFGEDLSPEIFDKTLPANTPLRKGSTPVCRSGSERGSPFTRAGLTEEPLTQPNFDCSDECIEPPQEQQEGSVASEKLLPVENTQEAETDKSDVKTTRSSTKRKYSAISEGTDCSISRTTSTKNAKDIKNPRKNELQRPKSMTVSAAKKKQKTKRATFGKRRKRKVNKSLYGEREMASKKPLLSPILEIPEVFSSSSSPNSPKTIAHFPDHSTLRDVHNDVQQEQVTERMREKIIPVVDVYPSSEELDIVEEGSPRNTVFQVI; this comes from the exons ATGGCATCTGAGAAAGAGAATGTAAGCAATGGGGCTGAAGGCCGAGAGCAGGAATCGCAGCATGATGCAGGGGATGCTGAAAGACATCAGGGTGCAGAATGCCCCTCCGATACTCCAAAAAGGGCTGTGGTTGGTGAAGCTGCCTGGCCACTGAGCAGCAAGGAGAATGTTTCAGGCAGACCCGTGCCTCTGGGAGATGAGTGCTACTCAACACCTGCAAGAgtcaaagcagaagaaaaatcctACTGTGGATTATCAGAGAAACAGAGGAGGAAAAGTGTTGATTTTGCAACTGTAACAAGTGCTGATTTTGGGATTACTCCAGAAAGCTTTGTTAATGGATCTACAG CTAAGTCTCCAGCTGCACTAAAGCTGAGACGAAGATCAGCCATTGGAGCCCGGGGGTCTCCAGAAAACAATACACTCATTCAATATCTTGCCCAGCAGAAAAGCAACAGGCAAAAAGAAGATTTTACACAG CAGGCTAATCCTTGTCAGTTTGCCAGGTCACTGAGGAGCAAAATGGATATCTTTCAAAGAACTTTTAGGTCAGTTCAAGAAGCTGAAGGGAAGAGGAGTTTCTCTGGACTCTCACAAgtatctgctgcttttcaggaaGATGGCTGTT tAGCTCAGAACAAAGCACCTGTCACAAAAGAACACAGTCTGGGTCAGAAGAGCGAAGCTTTCATGTCTGACTGCAACGGAgctgatttaaaagaaaatttaaaagaaaatttaaccAATAGCAGTAAGTCTGGTAGGAGGATATGCACCATCTTGTCTTTACAGCAAGATGTCACTGAACCAGCTGCTGTTTCAAAG GAACGGACTTACAAGCAAGGCAATCCTATCGAGTATTCGGAGGCTGTTCTAATTAGAGATATCTTAGAAACAAGCCATG ATTTCAGTCCTGACCGTATCAGTAAAGAAGTCAGAAGTAATGTCATAGCAGATCAAAGCAGGACAAAGGTTAATTTTGCAGAAGATCTAATTGTGGGGGTGTATGATGGAAGCAAGCCGCCTGTCACACCGCTGCAAACGAGGAATGCTTCGTTAAGGGAATCCACACCGAGCGGCTCCCAGCTGCGATCTGTGCTGAAGAAAACACCAGTGGAGCAACTGATGGACTGCATGAAG GAATATTCAAACAATACTGTTCACAGAGGAGGAGGTGAATCTTTTACAGTCTCTGATCACATCTGTGAAGCACTGCAAACAG TAGAGAAAACTGAACAGTACAGCTCCAAAagggcaaagaagaaaaaagtgactTTTGGAGAAGATCTCAGCCCAGAAATATTTGATAAAACTTTGCCTGCAAATACTCCATTGCGCAAAGGATCAACACCAGTCTGCCGCTCGGGGTCAGAACGTGGCAGCCCTTTCACAAGGGCAGGGCTCACTGAAGAACCATTAACTCAGCCTAACTTTGATTGCAGTGAt GAATGTATTGAGCCTCCTCAGGAACAACAGGAGGGCTCTGTTGCTTCAGAAAAGCTCTTACCTGTTGAAAATACACAAG AAGCAGAAACTGACAAATCAGACGTGAAAACGACTCGCTCCTCTACTAAAAGGAAG TACAGCGCCATTTCCGAGGGGACTGACTGTAGCATCTCAAGAACAACCAGCACTAAGAATGCTAAAGACATTAAAAATCCAAGGAAGAATGAACTTCAAAGACCAAAGAGTATGACTGTATCTGCTGCCAAAAAGAAGCAA aaaacaaaacgtGCAACCTTtggcaaaagaagaaagagaaaagtgaatAAATCCTTATATGGGGAAAGAGAAATGGCTTCAAAGAAACCTCTTCTGAGTCCTATCCTTGAGATTCCAGaagttttctcttcttcctcatctcCAAATTCACCAAAGACAATTGCACATTTTCCAG atCATTCCACACTCAGGGATGTTCATAACGATGTTCAACAGGAGCAAGTGACTGaaagaatgagagagaaaatcaTCCCTGTTGTTGATGTGTATCCAAGCTCTGAGGAACTGGATATTGTGGAAGAAGGCAGCCCcagaaatacagtatttcagGTGATCTGA